In Nocardioides luti, the DNA window GGCCTGCAGAAGGACTTCGGCGAGGACCGCGTCATCGACAGCCCGCTGGCGGAGTCCGGCATCGTCGGCACCGCGGTCGGCATGGCCCTGCGCGGCTACCGCCCGGTCGTCGAGATCCAGTTCGACGGCTTCGTCTACCCGGCGTACGACCAGATCGTGTGCCAGGTCGCGAAGATGCGCTACCGCTCCAAGGGCCGCTCCCCGATGCCGATGGTCATCCGGATCCCGTTCGGTGGCGGCATCGGCGCGGTCGAGCACCACTCGGAGTCCCCGGAGGCGCAGTTCGCCCACACGCCCGGCCTCAAGGTCGTCGCGTGCTCGAACCCGGTCGACGGCTACTGGATGATCCAGCAGGCCATCGCCTCCGACGACCCGGTCATCTTCCTCGAGCCCAAGCGGCAGTACCACGCCGACAAGCTCGAGCTCGACGAGTCCGCCCAGCCCGACCCGCTCTTCACCTCGCGCGTGGTCCGGCAGGGCACGGACCTGACGCTGATCTCCTACGGCCCGATGGTCAAGACGGCGCTCAAGGCCGCCGAGGCCGCCGCCGGCGAGGGCAAGTCGATCGAGGTCATCGACCTGCGCACGCTGTCGCCGCTGGACATGGGCCCGGTGCTCGAGTCGGTGCAGCGCACCGGCCGCGCCGTCGTCACCCACGAGGCGCACGTCAACCTCGGCATGGGTGCCGAGGTGTCCGCCCGGATCACCGAGGAGTGCTTCTACCACCTCGAGTCCCCGGTCCTGCGCGTCGGCGGCTTCGACACCCCCTACCCCGCCTCGCGGATCGAGGAGGACTTCCTCCCCGACCTCGACCGGGTGCTGGACGCCGTCGACCGCTCGCTGAGCTTCTGAGAGGCCTGCATGTCTGAGTTCAAGCTGCCCGACGTCGGCGAGGGCCTCACCGAGGCCGAGATCGTGTCCTGGAAGGTCAAGGTCGGCGACGTCATCGCGATCAACGACATCATCGTCGAGATCGAGACCGCCAAGTCCCTGGTCGAGCTGCCGTCGCCGTACGCCGGCACGGTGCTCGCCCTGATGGTCGCCGAGGGCGAGATGGTCGACGTCGGCACGCCGATCATCTCGGTCGGCGACCCGAACGACGCCCCCGCGCCGGCGCCGCAGACCGAGTCCGACCCCTACCTCGGCATGGCCGAGAAGGCCGGGGCCGCCGAGCAGGCGCCGATGGAGATCGACCTGTCCAACCCGGCCGCCTCCGGCGGCGGGGAGGGCGAGAGCCTGGTCGGCCGCAACAAGGCCGACCGCGGCCCGATCCGGCGCGCCCGCAAGGGCCCCGCGTCGCCCGGGACCGAGGCCGGCGCCAACACCCAGCTGCAGCTGCAGGGCGCCTTCGCGGCCGGTGGCGCGCAGTCGAGCGAGGTCGCCGCGGCCGACGAGCCCGCCGTCCCCGCCACCTCCGCGCTGGAGCCCGACCGGGCCCCCGTGTCGGAGTTCGTGCCGGCGTCGGCCACCTCGCCGTCCACCGCGCGGGCGCTGGCGAAGCCACCGGTGCGCAAGCTCGCCAAGGACCTCGGGGTCGACCTGGCCTCGTGCGCCGCGTCCGGGCCGCACGGCTCCGTGACGCGGGCGGACGTCGAGGCCGCTGCCGCTCTCGGTGGTCGAGCCACCCCCGAAGCTCTCGTTGGTCGAGTAGGGGCGAGGAACGAGCCCCGTATCGAGACCCGCGAGACCCGCGAGCCGATCAAGGGCGTGCGCAAGATGATGGCGAACGCCATGGTCGGCTCGGCCTTCACGGCCCCGCACGTCACCGAGTGGATCACCGTCGACGTGACGGCCACGATGGCGTTCGTCGAGCGGCTCAAGAAGCGTCGCGAGTTCAAGGACGTCAAGGTCTCGCCGCTGCTGGTGCTCTCACGGGCGGTCATGCTCGCGATGCGTCGTACGCCCGAGATCAACTCGTTCTGGGACGACGCCGCGCAGGAGGTCGTGCTCAAGCACTACGTGAACCTCGGCATCGCGGCCGCGACCCCCCGTGGCCTGGTCGTCCCGAACGTCAAGGACGCCGACGCCCTGTCGCTGCTCGAGCTGGCGGGTGCGCTCAACCAGCTCACCGCCACCGCGCGCGACGGCAAGACGCAGCCGGCGGAGATGAGCGGCGGCACGTTCACGATCACGAACGTCGGCGTCTTCGGCGTCGACGCCGGCACCCCGATCATCAACCCCGGCGAGTCCGCGATCCTGTGCTTCGGCGCGGTCCGCAAGCAGCCCTGGGTCGTGACGACGGACGGGGTCGACGAGATCGTGCCGCGCCAGATCACCACGCTGGCGCTGTCGTTCGACCACCGCCACATCGACGGGGAGAAGGGCTCGCGCTTCCTCGCCGACGTCGCCGGCCTCCTCGAGGACCCGGCGTCCGCGCTGCTGTTCTGATCGCCAGAGGCGGCGTGAGGGTCCCCGTCGTGGGGACCTTCACGCCGTCGCGGCTTTTCAGGGCCGTCACGGCGGGTAGGAAGGGATCGTGAACGCTGCGGGGTACCCCACCACCGGGGAGATGATGGGCGCCTTCCGCGTCGGCCGCCGGATCGGCGGCGGCGGGATGGGCGTCGTCTTCGAGGCGTACGACGAGGGCCTGGCCCGCCGGGTCGCGCTCAAGGTGATCTCGCCGCACCTCGCCGACGACCCCGCCTTCCGTGCCCGGTTCACCCGGGAGGCGCAGGCGCAGGCCTCGCTCGACTCCGCCCACGTCGTGCACGTCTACGCGCACGGCGAGGCCGACGGCCGGCTGTACATCGCGACCCAGCTCGTCCCCGACGGCGACCTCGGCATGATGGTCCGGGCGCACGGGGGCGCCCCGCTGCGCACGGCCGTCGACCTGATCGCCCAGGTCGCCTCGGGCCTCGCCGACGCGCACGCCGCCGGCCTGATCCACCGCGACATCAAGCCCGCGAACGTCCTCCTCCGGCGGCGCGACTCCGGGCTGCACGCCTACCTCGGCGACTTCGGCATCGCCCGCGAGATCGGCGCCGACCAGACCCTGACCGCGGCCGGGACCGTCGGCACGCCGAGCTACATGGCGCCCGAG includes these proteins:
- a CDS encoding protein kinase domain-containing protein — its product is MNAAGYPTTGEMMGAFRVGRRIGGGGMGVVFEAYDEGLARRVALKVISPHLADDPAFRARFTREAQAQASLDSAHVVHVYAHGEADGRLYIATQLVPDGDLGMMVRAHGGAPLRTAVDLIAQVASGLADAHAAGLIHRDIKPANVLLRRRDSGLHAYLGDFGIAREIGADQTLTAAGTVGTPSYMAPELHTGGCRRGGQRRVLPGLPALGDPQRAGAVRRHVGLPGRHRAPRAAGAAAGRLVAAGDRREPRPADRDGQGPR
- a CDS encoding 2-oxo acid dehydrogenase subunit E2 yields the protein MSEFKLPDVGEGLTEAEIVSWKVKVGDVIAINDIIVEIETAKSLVELPSPYAGTVLALMVAEGEMVDVGTPIISVGDPNDAPAPAPQTESDPYLGMAEKAGAAEQAPMEIDLSNPAASGGGEGESLVGRNKADRGPIRRARKGPASPGTEAGANTQLQLQGAFAAGGAQSSEVAAADEPAVPATSALEPDRAPVSEFVPASATSPSTARALAKPPVRKLAKDLGVDLASCAASGPHGSVTRADVEAAAALGGRATPEALVGRVGARNEPRIETRETREPIKGVRKMMANAMVGSAFTAPHVTEWITVDVTATMAFVERLKKRREFKDVKVSPLLVLSRAVMLAMRRTPEINSFWDDAAQEVVLKHYVNLGIAAATPRGLVVPNVKDADALSLLELAGALNQLTATARDGKTQPAEMSGGTFTITNVGVFGVDAGTPIINPGESAILCFGAVRKQPWVVTTDGVDEIVPRQITTLALSFDHRHIDGEKGSRFLADVAGLLEDPASALLF
- a CDS encoding alpha-ketoacid dehydrogenase subunit beta, with protein sequence MSTQKITLAKGLNMGLRKAMEDDPKVLIMGEDVGKLGGVFRITDGLQKDFGEDRVIDSPLAESGIVGTAVGMALRGYRPVVEIQFDGFVYPAYDQIVCQVAKMRYRSKGRSPMPMVIRIPFGGGIGAVEHHSESPEAQFAHTPGLKVVACSNPVDGYWMIQQAIASDDPVIFLEPKRQYHADKLELDESAQPDPLFTSRVVRQGTDLTLISYGPMVKTALKAAEAAAGEGKSIEVIDLRTLSPLDMGPVLESVQRTGRAVVTHEAHVNLGMGAEVSARITEECFYHLESPVLRVGGFDTPYPASRIEEDFLPDLDRVLDAVDRSLSF